From the genome of Colwellia psychrerythraea 34H, one region includes:
- a CDS encoding cytochrome b/b6 domain-containing protein — MTEKHLIWDLPLRIFHWGFAATILAAWYTAEQGADLVEIHMQLGFVALALIAFRILWGLIGPKHARFSQFVPSPKSLLSYLRSPNTAKSTAGHNPLGALMVILMILLISAQAISGLFINDDVFSSGPYYGRISNELEKVMKFLHHNTFDFMIAAIVLHIAAITFYWRVKKENLVLPMITGKKTTAQVKSSDAIPHSKIILGCIVAVCCVIFVYWLVVVNAPVIEEFYY; from the coding sequence GTGACTGAAAAACATTTAATTTGGGACTTACCCTTACGCATTTTTCATTGGGGTTTTGCCGCTACTATTTTAGCGGCCTGGTATACCGCTGAGCAAGGTGCTGATCTGGTTGAAATTCACATGCAATTAGGTTTTGTTGCCTTAGCTTTAATTGCATTTCGGATTTTATGGGGATTAATTGGTCCTAAACATGCGCGATTCTCACAGTTTGTCCCCTCTCCAAAATCACTACTTTCATATTTACGAAGTCCAAATACCGCTAAGAGCACAGCGGGTCATAACCCACTGGGTGCTTTGATGGTAATTTTAATGATATTACTGATATCAGCACAAGCAATCAGCGGCTTATTCATTAATGATGATGTGTTTTCGTCAGGCCCTTATTACGGCAGAATCAGTAATGAATTAGAAAAGGTAATGAAATTTTTGCATCATAATACTTTTGATTTTATGATTGCCGCGATTGTTTTACATATCGCCGCTATCACTTTTTATTGGCGAGTAAAAAAAGAGAATTTAGTGCTGCCCATGATCACGGGTAAAAAGACAACAGCGCAAGTTAAATCTTCTGATGCTATCCCACATTCAAAGATTATTCTTGGTTGTATTGTTGCCGTTTGCTGTGTCATTTTTGTTTATTGGTTAGTCGTAGTCAATGCACCTGTAATTGAAGAATTTTATTATTAG
- a CDS encoding Lnb N-terminal periplasmic domain-containing protein produces MKFKAVLLSIALIFFTSPKANSQPHKNITQLAKTEQWRALLHINLQTEADELESYVDDVNFFLAIDGAKNPENELLATIASLKKRDEIQCKFPARTLFLFNNVKGLREEVKPYVCQEYLDWRSTLKTTNVVLVFASAQLNSPSSMYGHTFLRFDPDNVEQNSTYLSYALNFGATVPEGEGGFLYAARGLTGGYPGYFAANPYFEKIKEYSRLENRDLWEYKLDLTQEEINTMLAHIWELQGISFEYYFFDENCSFRLLELLDVARPGLYLAKNFPVTAMPLDTVRVVQEADLIRETNYRPSILTELKAQLAMLSAEENELALALSQDIEVLNSDEFLKLSKVQQQGIVDSAYRYLRYQNTFNGRPKETTRRSFLLLRRLNENRTKLVIPIEQPDRPDLGHKTAMLGFSVGQNLDKSFAEIKYRGSYHDLLDPISGYYTGMSLNMVNAMVRVYEGGDVKLEKAELLDIVSLSARNDYFSPWSWKANISVEQQWTKDKEVLVTQGSGGGGVSYQPLENSYVFLLATGRLEFNRKLDTYAAVAPGLQVGFLYYWPKTTLLVDAEHYQFLFDQTQRSRVSVEQSVGLGQNDSVRFSANFHRVESNTHDNKSFQEFKLEYRHYF; encoded by the coding sequence ATGAAATTTAAAGCAGTTCTTCTATCTATAGCGCTCATTTTTTTTACCTCCCCAAAAGCTAATTCGCAACCACATAAAAATATTACTCAGTTGGCTAAAACAGAGCAATGGCGTGCATTGTTACATATAAATTTACAAACTGAAGCTGATGAACTTGAAAGCTACGTTGATGATGTAAATTTCTTTTTAGCGATAGATGGTGCAAAAAATCCAGAAAATGAATTATTAGCGACAATAGCGTCACTAAAAAAGCGGGATGAAATACAATGTAAATTCCCAGCAAGAACATTATTTTTATTTAATAATGTCAAAGGTCTTCGTGAAGAAGTTAAACCTTATGTTTGTCAGGAGTATCTGGACTGGCGTAGCACTCTAAAGACGACGAATGTAGTTTTAGTGTTTGCTTCAGCGCAATTAAATAGCCCTTCATCTATGTATGGTCATACTTTTCTACGTTTTGACCCCGATAATGTTGAACAAAACTCAACCTATCTTTCTTATGCATTAAACTTTGGCGCCACAGTACCTGAAGGTGAGGGCGGTTTTTTATATGCAGCAAGAGGCTTAACCGGTGGTTATCCTGGATACTTTGCGGCTAACCCCTATTTCGAAAAAATTAAAGAATATAGTCGCTTAGAAAACCGTGACCTTTGGGAATATAAATTAGATTTAACCCAAGAAGAAATAAATACCATGTTGGCTCATATTTGGGAGCTACAAGGCATTAGTTTTGAATATTACTTTTTTGATGAAAACTGTTCGTTTCGGTTGTTAGAGCTGCTTGATGTTGCGAGACCAGGCTTATACCTAGCCAAAAATTTTCCGGTGACAGCAATGCCATTAGATACAGTAAGGGTAGTGCAAGAAGCTGATTTAATAAGAGAAACAAATTATAGACCATCAATATTGACGGAGCTAAAAGCACAATTAGCGATGTTAAGCGCTGAAGAAAATGAATTAGCACTGGCTTTATCTCAGGATATTGAAGTATTAAATAGCGACGAATTCCTTAAGCTTAGTAAAGTACAGCAGCAAGGTATTGTCGATAGCGCTTATCGTTACTTACGTTATCAAAATACATTCAATGGTCGACCAAAAGAAACTACGCGTCGAAGTTTTTTATTACTTAGACGACTGAATGAAAACCGAACTAAATTAGTCATACCAATTGAACAGCCAGACAGACCAGACTTAGGTCATAAAACGGCTATGCTAGGATTTAGTGTAGGACAAAACCTTGATAAATCCTTTGCAGAAATCAAATATAGAGGTAGTTATCACGATTTGTTAGATCCCATCTCAGGCTATTATACGGGTATGTCATTAAATATGGTGAATGCAATGGTGAGGGTTTACGAAGGCGGCGATGTGAAACTTGAAAAAGCTGAGCTACTTGATATCGTTTCTTTATCCGCAAGGAATGACTATTTTTCGCCATGGTCTTGGAAAGCAAATATTAGCGTTGAACAACAATGGACAAAGGATAAAGAAGTGCTGGTTACTCAAGGCTCCGGCGGTGGCGGAGTCAGTTATCAACCTTTAGAAAATAGTTATGTGTTTTTATTAGCTACCGGTCGTCTTGAATTTAATCGAAAGCTTGATACTTACGCGGCAGTTGCACCCGGTTTACAGGTAGGTTTTCTATATTATTGGCCGAAAACTACGTTGTTAGTTGATGCAGAACATTATCAATTTTTGTTTGACCAAACACAGCGAAGTCGAGTGAGCGTTGAGCAAAGTGTAGGACTTGGACAAAATGACAGCGTACGCTTTTCAGCTAATTTTCATCGTGTTGAAAGCAATACTCATGATAATAAAAGCTTTCAAGAGTTTAAGCTTGAGTACCGTCACTACTTCTAA
- a CDS encoding DUF3015 family protein: MKKLLIASTLLISTSALADAPGSQSCGWGNMLFAGQSGTPSHVLAATTNTSTGNNTFGMSFGSNGCSTKGTLTYGGKEMIDVSMIMDEFSEDVARGDGEAITAVAVSLGVAEADRALFKSTLHNNFNTLFPSEEATTEHVVSSMFSLMKNDEKLAKYTV; the protein is encoded by the coding sequence ATGAAAAAACTTTTAATAGCATCAACATTATTAATATCTACTTCTGCACTAGCAGATGCACCTGGTAGTCAATCTTGTGGTTGGGGTAATATGCTTTTTGCTGGTCAATCGGGTACTCCAAGCCATGTTCTTGCTGCTACAACTAACACGTCAACTGGTAACAATACTTTTGGTATGTCATTCGGTTCTAATGGTTGTTCAACTAAAGGCACATTGACTTACGGCGGTAAGGAAATGATTGATGTTAGTATGATTATGGACGAATTCAGTGAAGATGTTGCTCGCGGTGATGGTGAAGCAATAACTGCTGTTGCCGTTTCTTTAGGTGTTGCAGAAGCAGATCGGGCTTTATTCAAATCAACGTTACATAATAACTTTAATACATTATTCCCTTCAGAAGAAGCAACAACAGAACATGTAGTTAGCTCAATGTTTTCTTTAATGAAAAATGATGAAAAGTTAGCTAAATATACTGTTTAG
- a CDS encoding c-type cytochrome produces MSFLKKSVLALTISTSLVVATASLAQPASSEKHAVYATELRQSVFKLLGGNMGPLGAMAKGKIPLDAKVVEKNAIRINQLSLMIADYTRTDTSKFDVKTEALAKIWQEPEHFSKNIDLLTVASSKLIIAAKSNNESEIKKAIGGVGKTCGGCHDDFKEE; encoded by the coding sequence ATGAGTTTCCTGAAAAAAAGTGTTTTAGCGTTAACAATTTCTACCAGTTTAGTGGTTGCTACGGCAAGTTTGGCGCAGCCAGCAAGTTCTGAAAAACATGCTGTTTATGCAACTGAGTTACGTCAATCAGTGTTTAAATTATTAGGTGGAAACATGGGGCCATTAGGCGCGATGGCGAAAGGAAAAATTCCACTTGATGCTAAAGTTGTCGAAAAAAATGCCATACGCATAAATCAATTATCTTTAATGATTGCTGATTATACTCGTACTGATACCTCTAAGTTTGATGTAAAAACAGAAGCTTTAGCTAAAATTTGGCAAGAACCTGAACATTTCAGTAAAAATATCGACCTATTAACAGTCGCTTCTTCTAAATTAATTATTGCTGCTAAATCTAATAATGAAAGTGAAATTAAAAAAGCTATTGGTGGCGTTGGTAAAACCTGTGGTGGTTGTCATGATGACTTTAAAGAAGAATAA
- the pyrD gene encoding quinone-dependent dihydroorotate dehydrogenase: MFYPAIRKVLFQFDAETIHELTIKGLKSTGKSPFNAFYKQTVQDKPLTVMGINFPNPVGLAAGLDKNGECINAFDAMGFGFVEVGTVTPRPQPGNDKPRIFRLPEANAVINRMGFNNKGVDYLVSQVQAANFKGILGINIGKNKDTPEENAKDDYLHCMRKVYDLATYITVNISSPNTPGLRSLQYGDALNELLAALKAEQTILTEKYGKYIPLAVKIAPDLTGDEVKSIAKSLIDNGIDGVIATNTTLSREGVEGLQFGTEQGGLSGQPVKEKSTLVIKLLSEALNNKLPIIGVGGIASSDDANEKLEAGASLVQVYTGFIYQGPPLVKEIVNGL; the protein is encoded by the coding sequence ATGTTTTATCCAGCCATTCGTAAAGTACTTTTTCAGTTTGATGCTGAAACCATCCATGAATTAACCATAAAGGGTTTAAAGAGTACGGGGAAGTCACCGTTTAATGCCTTTTATAAGCAAACTGTGCAAGACAAACCATTAACGGTTATGGGCATCAACTTCCCAAATCCTGTTGGCCTAGCGGCAGGACTTGATAAAAATGGTGAGTGTATTAATGCCTTTGATGCGATGGGTTTTGGTTTCGTCGAAGTGGGCACAGTAACACCACGACCGCAACCAGGTAATGATAAGCCGCGTATTTTTCGTTTGCCAGAGGCTAATGCTGTAATAAATCGCATGGGCTTTAATAATAAGGGCGTGGATTACTTAGTATCGCAAGTACAAGCGGCAAACTTTAAAGGCATCTTGGGTATTAATATTGGTAAGAACAAAGATACCCCTGAAGAAAATGCTAAAGATGATTACCTTCACTGTATGCGAAAAGTCTACGACTTAGCGACTTATATCACGGTGAATATATCGTCTCCAAACACGCCTGGCTTACGTTCACTGCAATATGGAGATGCATTAAATGAACTATTGGCCGCGTTAAAAGCAGAGCAGACCATACTTACTGAAAAATACGGTAAGTATATACCACTCGCCGTAAAAATTGCGCCTGATTTAACGGGTGATGAAGTGAAGTCGATCGCAAAATCTTTAATTGATAATGGTATAGATGGCGTTATTGCGACGAATACTACTTTAAGTCGTGAAGGTGTTGAAGGTCTACAATTTGGCACTGAGCAGGGTGGACTAAGTGGTCAACCGGTTAAAGAAAAAAGTACTCTAGTCATTAAATTACTCAGTGAAGCGCTTAATAATAAATTACCTATTATCGGGGTGGGCGGCATAGCATCAAGTGATGATGCCAATGAAAAACTTGAAGCGGGCGCAAGTTTGGTGCAAGTCTACACTGGCTTTATTTATCAAGGACCACCTTTAGTTAAAGAAATTGTGAATGGTCTATAA
- a CDS encoding NAD-glutamate dehydrogenase, with product MALVNGSPSVILSNVAQLIQQKVNDKTAPLVEQFANLLYGNLSSLDLDHRNESDMYGAVLSLWSSLNEHKDDAPVIHVFNPSVSRNGWKSSHTIIEVIIQDMPFLVDSIRIALNRLGVSPHLMLNAPLKITRDKKHEVIELAPIVDSKVKASSEETVFLIEIDRQSSQDELDAIKTALLSVVEDIRLTVSDWKPMLTCLNKVIADVKKGKYPGLKTDKEDTLSFLNWISENNFTLMGYRSYDVKAVKGDISLEANVESSLGLMKNSQGSKSRLVSSLSETGRKVALDQNHLILTKTNSSSRVHRPAQLDYIGVKRFDDKGNVVGEERFIGLFGSAYYTNSALDLPFINSKVMSVCKASPFAKGTHNYKALINILETYPRDEILQSSVDELLHNVTGILQMQERDYTGLFVRRDTFDRFYSCMVYVPRERYNTQLRMDTQKLLQEVFNSNEEVEFTTFFSESVHARTHYIVRVNSTKADIDVKEIEKNLNEAARNWDDKLVSALGANRGEAAAKALSRKYVKFPQAYKDEVLPGSAIVDIEKLENINADNELEMLFYQPLEEKPDSRFVKLKLFHKGEPIHLSDVLPMLENFGLRVIGERPYAIKTTEDEASWILDFSMYLTGEGKFDVYKVRTLFQDAFAKVWHGDLEDDGFNRLILGAGIEGRAVSILRAFAKYDRQIAGRFSQSYIENTFSRYPEIAEQLIKLFTLRFDPKSKATAIAKEKTTNKLLAEIESSLDNVANLDDDRIIRRFVEMINATIRTNYFQADPVKGDKSYISFKILPEQISEMPQPVPKFEIFVYSPQIEGVHLRGGKVARGGLRWSDRSEDFRTEVLGLVKAQQVKNSVIVPVGAKGGFVCKQLPNGSRQEIFEAGKECYRTFIRALLDITDNIVGGEIVPPKDVVRLDEDDAYLVVAADKGTATFSDVANAISDEYNFWLGDAFASGGSVGYDHKAMGITAKGAWESVKRHFREMDIDCQSSDFTCIAIGDMAGDVFGNGMLLSKHIRLQAAFNHMHIFIDPSPEAASSYVERERLFNLAGCTWEDYNKELISKGGGIFSRHVKSIKLTPEIKKMIGTQKQSMAPTDLMQALLTMKVDLLWNGGIGTYVKSSKESHLEVGDRANDNLRINGTDLQAKVVGEGGNLGLTQLGRIEYAANGGRINTDAVDNAGGVDCSDNEVNIKILLNSLVQNGDLTIKQRNKLLADMTDEVGDIVIEDCYRQTHSLSITAMRGVNQLKEQVRFIHELERAGKLNRGLEFIPDDEEIADRLAQGHGLTRPELSVLLAYSKMVLKDDFVHVEITDNPYHNSLLIEAFPKQLREKYQNEMQQHPLRAEIIATKLANKIGNDMGFNFVNRMQEETGASIAEIANAYTIASAVFELGEFWNQIEVLDNQISTAIQTEMLYQYRRTVRRVTRWFLRHRNKSLSIAESITLYQPTFAIISEQLASFMISEEIEALERVASDLVESGVPKVIAKRVSQLSTLFSTMDIAEIAHENNCTVEQAASLYFKLGARLELHWFLDQITRQPVANHWQALARASFREELDWQQRSLTSVVLRCQCDAQFADLEQLLTVWIDTNEQPLERWKHILADFKIGQSHDFAKFSVALRELMLLSLNCQPVSPK from the coding sequence ATGGCGTTAGTAAACGGTTCACCCTCGGTTATACTTAGCAATGTTGCACAACTTATCCAGCAAAAAGTAAACGACAAAACAGCTCCCTTAGTAGAGCAGTTTGCTAATTTATTGTACGGAAACTTGTCATCTTTAGATCTCGACCATCGTAATGAAAGTGATATGTATGGTGCGGTGCTTAGTTTATGGAGTTCACTTAATGAGCATAAAGATGATGCTCCTGTTATTCATGTTTTTAATCCTTCAGTAAGTAGAAATGGTTGGAAATCTAGCCATACGATTATTGAAGTGATAATTCAGGATATGCCTTTTTTAGTCGATTCTATCCGCATAGCCTTAAATCGCTTAGGCGTGTCGCCGCATTTAATGTTAAATGCTCCCCTTAAAATTACTCGTGATAAAAAGCACGAAGTAATTGAATTAGCACCTATTGTTGACAGTAAAGTCAAAGCAAGTTCAGAAGAGACTGTGTTTTTAATCGAAATTGACCGTCAATCAAGTCAAGACGAGTTAGACGCGATCAAAACTGCCTTACTCTCTGTTGTAGAAGACATTCGTTTAACAGTCAGTGATTGGAAACCAATGTTAACTTGTTTAAACAAGGTTATTGCTGATGTTAAGAAAGGTAAATATCCAGGACTCAAAACGGATAAAGAAGATACTTTAAGTTTCTTAAATTGGATTTCAGAGAATAACTTTACCTTGATGGGTTATCGTTCATACGACGTTAAAGCCGTTAAGGGAGATATTTCATTAGAAGCGAATGTTGAATCAAGCCTTGGTTTGATGAAAAACTCGCAAGGTTCTAAATCTCGCTTAGTATCTAGCTTAAGTGAGACTGGGCGTAAAGTAGCTCTAGATCAAAATCATCTTATTTTGACTAAAACTAACTCTAGTTCACGTGTTCATCGTCCCGCCCAGTTAGATTATATTGGTGTTAAACGTTTTGATGATAAAGGCAATGTTGTTGGTGAAGAACGCTTTATCGGGCTTTTCGGCTCTGCTTATTACACTAATAGTGCGTTAGATTTGCCCTTTATCAACTCTAAAGTAATGTCTGTTTGTAAAGCGTCTCCTTTTGCAAAAGGAACTCATAATTATAAAGCGTTGATTAATATATTAGAAACGTATCCAAGAGATGAGATATTACAGTCTTCTGTAGATGAGTTACTTCATAATGTAACGGGTATCTTGCAGATGCAGGAACGTGATTATACCGGGTTGTTTGTTCGTCGCGATACCTTTGATCGTTTCTACTCGTGCATGGTGTATGTTCCAAGAGAGCGTTATAACACCCAGCTACGTATGGATACGCAAAAATTATTGCAAGAAGTGTTTAATAGCAATGAAGAAGTCGAATTCACTACCTTCTTCTCAGAATCGGTTCATGCAAGAACCCATTATATTGTTCGAGTGAACTCAACGAAAGCAGATATAGACGTGAAAGAAATTGAAAAGAATTTAAATGAAGCGGCTCGTAACTGGGATGATAAGTTAGTCAGTGCTTTAGGGGCTAATCGTGGTGAAGCTGCAGCGAAAGCATTAAGCCGTAAGTACGTTAAATTTCCACAAGCGTATAAAGATGAAGTATTACCAGGCTCAGCTATTGTAGATATTGAGAAGCTTGAAAATATCAATGCTGACAATGAGCTAGAAATGCTTTTCTATCAACCGCTTGAAGAAAAACCGGATAGCCGTTTTGTTAAGTTAAAATTATTCCATAAAGGCGAACCTATTCACTTAAGTGATGTGTTACCTATGTTGGAAAACTTTGGTTTACGTGTTATCGGTGAAAGACCTTATGCGATTAAAACAACAGAAGATGAAGCGAGTTGGATTTTAGATTTTTCAATGTACCTAACAGGTGAAGGGAAATTTGATGTCTATAAAGTTAGAACGCTGTTCCAAGATGCTTTTGCCAAAGTTTGGCATGGTGACTTAGAAGACGATGGTTTTAACCGTCTTATTTTAGGTGCTGGTATTGAAGGACGTGCAGTCTCTATTTTACGAGCCTTTGCTAAGTATGACCGCCAAATTGCGGGTCGCTTTAGCCAAAGCTACATTGAAAATACTTTCTCACGTTACCCTGAAATTGCTGAACAGTTGATTAAACTATTTACTTTGCGTTTTGATCCAAAGAGTAAAGCAACAGCCATTGCGAAAGAGAAAACAACGAATAAATTATTAGCTGAAATTGAAAGTTCACTTGATAACGTCGCTAACTTAGATGATGACCGCATAATTCGACGTTTTGTTGAAATGATTAATGCCACTATCCGTACTAACTATTTTCAAGCAGATCCTGTTAAAGGTGATAAATCATATATTTCATTTAAAATATTGCCTGAGCAAATAAGTGAAATGCCACAGCCTGTGCCAAAATTTGAAATTTTTGTCTATTCTCCACAAATTGAAGGTGTACATTTACGCGGTGGTAAAGTTGCTCGTGGTGGTTTACGTTGGTCAGACAGAAGTGAAGATTTCCGTACTGAAGTACTTGGTTTAGTTAAAGCGCAACAAGTTAAAAACAGCGTTATTGTTCCTGTTGGCGCTAAAGGTGGTTTTGTATGTAAGCAACTACCTAATGGCTCTCGTCAAGAAATCTTTGAAGCAGGTAAAGAGTGTTACCGCACCTTTATTCGCGCCTTACTCGATATTACTGACAATATTGTTGGCGGTGAAATAGTTCCACCAAAAGATGTCGTACGTTTAGATGAAGATGATGCTTACTTAGTTGTTGCCGCTGATAAAGGCACAGCAACGTTCTCAGATGTTGCTAATGCTATATCTGATGAATATAACTTCTGGTTGGGCGATGCCTTTGCCTCAGGTGGCAGTGTTGGTTATGACCATAAAGCTATGGGTATTACAGCCAAAGGTGCATGGGAGTCTGTGAAACGTCATTTCAGAGAAATGGACATTGATTGTCAAAGTTCTGATTTTACCTGTATTGCTATTGGCGACATGGCGGGAGATGTATTTGGCAATGGTATGTTGTTATCAAAACATATTCGTTTACAAGCTGCATTTAACCATATGCATATTTTCATTGACCCAAGCCCTGAAGCCGCAAGTTCGTATGTAGAACGTGAACGCTTATTCAATTTAGCCGGTTGTACTTGGGAAGATTACAATAAAGAGCTAATTTCTAAAGGCGGTGGCATTTTCAGTCGTCATGTTAAATCTATCAAGCTTACCCCTGAAATTAAGAAAATGATTGGTACGCAAAAACAGAGCATGGCGCCTACTGATTTAATGCAAGCGTTACTAACAATGAAAGTTGATTTACTTTGGAACGGTGGTATCGGTACTTACGTTAAAAGTAGCAAAGAATCACACTTAGAAGTGGGTGACAGAGCTAATGATAATTTACGAATCAACGGTACTGACTTGCAAGCCAAAGTTGTCGGTGAGGGTGGTAACTTAGGTTTAACTCAATTAGGACGCATTGAGTATGCTGCCAATGGCGGTCGTATTAACACTGACGCCGTTGATAATGCTGGTGGAGTTGATTGCTCAGATAACGAAGTAAACATTAAAATATTGCTAAATAGTTTGGTACAAAATGGTGACTTAACTATTAAGCAACGTAATAAACTTCTTGCTGATATGACTGATGAAGTCGGTGATATTGTTATTGAAGATTGTTATCGCCAAACACATTCATTATCTATTACAGCAATGCGTGGCGTGAATCAGTTAAAAGAACAAGTTCGCTTTATCCATGAACTTGAAAGAGCAGGTAAATTAAACCGTGGTTTAGAGTTTATTCCTGATGATGAAGAAATTGCTGATAGGTTAGCACAAGGTCATGGGTTAACACGTCCAGAACTCTCTGTATTACTTGCTTATAGTAAAATGGTTCTCAAAGATGATTTCGTCCATGTTGAAATTACAGATAACCCTTATCATAATAGTTTACTTATTGAAGCGTTTCCTAAACAGTTACGCGAAAAATATCAAAATGAAATGCAACAGCATCCATTACGTGCAGAAATTATAGCCACTAAACTTGCCAATAAAATTGGTAACGATATGGGCTTTAATTTTGTTAACCGCATGCAAGAAGAAACGGGAGCAAGTATTGCTGAAATAGCTAATGCTTATACTATTGCCAGTGCCGTATTTGAGCTAGGAGAGTTTTGGAATCAAATTGAAGTATTAGATAATCAAATATCTACTGCTATTCAAACCGAAATGTTGTACCAGTATCGTAGAACAGTTCGACGAGTAACTCGATGGTTCTTGCGTCATCGTAATAAATCGTTGTCGATTGCAGAGTCAATTACTTTGTATCAACCAACGTTTGCTATCATATCTGAGCAGTTAGCAAGCTTTATGATCAGTGAAGAAATTGAAGCTTTAGAGCGAGTAGCGAGTGACTTAGTTGAGTCAGGCGTACCTAAAGTTATTGCAAAACGAGTTTCTCAATTAAGTACTTTATTTTCGACTATGGATATTGCAGAAATAGCCCATGAAAATAATTGTACTGTAGAACAAGCTGCCAGTTTGTACTTTAAGCTTGGTGCTCGTTTAGAGTTACATTGGTTCTTAGATCAAATTACTCGCCAACCCGTTGCAAACCATTGGCAAGCACTTGCTCGTGCATCCTTTAGAGAAGAGTTAGATTGGCAACAGCGTTCTTTAACTTCGGTTGTATTGCGCTGTCAATGTGATGCTCAATTTGCGGATTTAGAACAGTTGCTTACCGTGTGGATTGATACTAATGAACAACCACTAGAGCGCTGGAAGCATATTTTAGCTGACTTTAAAATAGGCCAGTCTCATGATTTTGCTAAATTCTCAGTAGCCTTACGTGAATTAATGTTATTAAGCTTAAATTGCCAGCCTGTATCACCAAAATAA